Within Pirellulales bacterium, the genomic segment AACTTGCGAGCCATTCCTGACCACTCCCCCCACCCCAAATGAAAATGCAACGTGACAAACCGCCAAGCTAGCGCATCCGCACGTTATTTTCCAGGCCAATTGGAGGTAAGCGGACAGACTCCTAGCGACGCCTTTCGCCATCGGGGACGCACCCATCAGAAAACGGTTTCATCGGTCCATATCCCCCGGCCCCGCTTCTTTATGGGCGCAGCTCGGAAATACGTCAACTACCAATAATCGGAGCATCGCCGCTGCTTTCCCAATGGCGTTGTCCTGCCTTTGTTTCGGCGATCTGCATGTTTCGCTTCGAGAATCGTCGCCGCCAAATGTTCTGATGGTCGGCCCGTCTCGGCTGTTGACCCAGAACGACGCTGGCGGCAGAGCCGCGTGAGCCGCGGCCTACGACCTCCACAGCTCAAGAAAAAAATCGCCTGGGGCCGCCCCCGGGGGAGTGAGGGAAGAGCGTTAGGCAACGACGACAGCCCCAGGCTTGAACTCATGCAACTTCGACGGCATTCACCAGTTTTTTCAATCCTGGTATCCTGCCGCAGCACCGGTTGCACAACTGTTTTTCGTAATAGGTTTGAACCTGCCCGCTCAGCTCGACAATTCCACCGCGCGCTTTCACAGCCAAGCGTCGCAAACCAGGCACATATGTTTCCTGCAAGAAGCGGATTACTTTCTGCTCCAGTCCATCATCAGCGTTCGTTGCAAGCGCATCGGCATTCAACATTTGGTCCATTCCTTCTTGCGGCTCGTTATGAACAATACATTTTTTACGGCCAATACCTTGCTAGTAGGAAATTTGCCCCTTTGCGAGAAAGCCTATTTGCTACCTTCAGCGACATGCCGACGACCCGTGACGAACCCAGAACCCTATCTACTTGTGGGCCACCAATGGTTCATACTCATTGACAGTGAGTGGCACGAGACTCTTGGACCGACGAGCGGCCGTCTATCAGTCAAGTTGCCACCGTGCAAATTGAGTAGAAGCAATTCGCATACCAATTTCGATCGGATCACACATGCCGTGCCAGCGAAATGGACTAAGTCGAGAAACAGCAAAAGATTGAGAATCGGCCACCGATCTCAAAATCGATTTCTGCAACGGAAGGTGACAAGCAAATCGACCGAGAGTTGCCTGATTATCGGGCCACGGATGCGCGGCAGGTGCGCAACGGCTACCAGAAATGCAAATCGTCGATAGCGCAGTGGAGCGTCAGCAAGCAAAATGCCAGCGGCCGCGTTCCGAGTCCGCACGGGGCCGGCATAGAATCAGCACTCTACTCTTGCGTCAATTCAGGCCTTTTCGAACCGACCACACGGCCGCTTGCGTGCGGTCTGTTACGCCGATCTTGCGAAGAATATGTTGGACGTGCTCCTTGACGGTTTCATAGCTGATGTCCAGTTCGTCGGCAATCTGCTTGTTTGTCGAGCCTTTGGCCAGTTGCTTCAGCACTTCGCTTTCGCGTTTGGTGAGTGGAACGTCGATGTCGCTGGCCAGCCGTGGAGTCGCCAGTGCCCCAGTCACGCGGCGGAGTTCTTCGCGAGCCCAGATCGTTTCTCCCTTGGCGACATTTCGAATCGCGTCGATCAGCTTGTCCTTACTCGCACTCTTCAGCACATAACCGCTTGCGCCCAGGGCAACAGCCCTGGCAACGTAGGCTGGATTGTCGAACGCCGAGAACATGAGCACCGGCATTTCCGGCCGCTCTAGCTTAATGCGGCTCAGTGCGGTAAGCCCGTCGCCATCGGACATCCGCACATCGAGCAGGACGACCTGTGGATTGTGTTTTAGGGTTAATCGGATGGCAGTGTCGCCGCTGGATGCTTCGGCGACGATTTTTATGTCGCTTCCTTGCAGCATACTTTTCAGACCGGCTCGAACTGCTTCATGATCGTCGGCAATCAATAGCTTAACGCTCATACGGGGCTCCACAGGTTGATGTTGAAAGAGTCAAAGCGAACTGACATCGCAGCGAGACGCGGTTCATCGCCCCGCGCAAACCGTCGCCCGCCAGAAGGAGTTCAGAGTCAAACGAAATTTGCAAACAAAAGGTACAAATCTCTCGATTGGTCGTTGATTCGACAACCACCCAACTGGATTTACCAACCGATTGGAAAGAATAAAATGGAACCAGAAGCCAACAGCGGCGAACATTGCATGGCCGGTGGACCATTCATGGGCACCCTTCATTTGCCCACAGCCCCTTTTTGCCGACGACCGGCGGAGCAATCCACGATGATACAGCCGAATTGTGGGCGGCAACTATCCCCCTGCATGAGTAGACTACCAAGATAAATTTTCGACTTTATCATGGTTTTTTGACGATTTCCTCGAACATAGTTACCTCCCCATGCGAGCACTCGTGATGATCGATGAGTCCGAACTGCGCCAGCAAGTTTTGGCGGAGTTGGTACGTTTGGGGGTGGAGGCCGACACCGTCCCCTCAAACCAGGTAGACCTCCGTGTAGCCTCGGGGAATTACCAACTCATGGTTGGGGCATGGCAGCCGCCCGACCGTGGACTCTCCTGGTGTCAGGTGATTCGCGAAAAGTGCCCACCACGCCAAGCCATCCTTGTATTGGCCACCGACAGCACTGCCGTAGAGGAATTGGAGCAGATGTTCGATTCAGGCGCCGACGACTATCTTCCCTGGCCGGCCCCAACGGGTGTATTGCGCGTAAGATTGCGCGTCGCGGTCGAGCGCGCCTGGAACCGTGCCCGTCGCGAACAAGTTGAACGCCAATTGCTAGACAGCGTCGAACGATTTAAGTTGGCCGTGCATGGAGCGAACGACGGCTTATGGGATTTGCTCGTGCATGGGACTGTCTGGCACTTGCCCGACACGGAGATCTGGTATTCCTGCCGTTTTAAGGAATTGTTGGGATTCGGTCAGTCGGATGATTTTCCCCCGGTGCTTGCTTCATGGGAATCGAGACTACATCCCGACGACCATGATCGAATTATCCAGGCGCTCGATGCTCATATCTGTCGCCGTGAGCCATACGATGTGGAATACCGCCTGCGGACCAAATCGGGGCGATATCGCTGGTTCAGTGCGCGAGGACAAGCTATCTCGAACGAAGCCGCTCATGTGATTCGCATGGCCGGCTCGCTGCGCGATATCACCAACGCCAAAGAAGCGGAAGCGCGGCTCGAGCAAAGTGAAGAAAAATGGCGCTCGCTGGTGGAGAATGCGCCGGAGATCGTCGTGCTGACGGATCCTGACGGAACGATCCGCTATTTGAATCGCTCCCTGCCAACGGCTTTGGAATCGATCGGCAAATCGATCTACGAGTATGTCGATGATGAATACCGCAACACGATCCTCAGGGCCTTTGATGCTCTAATGAAAACGGGCGAGCCGCAAAGCTACGAAGTCGAAAGCCACGCCGTTGGCGGCGGAAACGCCTGGTATACGGTGCGAATTGGGCCAATTCGGCAAGGCGGCCAGATCGTCTCCGTCGTATTGCTCGCTACCAACATTACGCAGCGTAAGATTGTCGAGAATCAACTGCAACGCGAACGCGATGCATTGCGTCGATTGCTCGATTTACAGGAACGGGAACGCCAACTCGTGTCCTACGAAATCCATGATGGGCTGGTGCAATATTTAACCGCAGGGTTGCTGCATTTGGAAGCAGCCGCTGGGAAGTCCGAGTCGATGCCGACGGCAGCCCGCACCGATTATCAGCGCGGCGTGAGTTTGTTGCGTGAAGCGCTGGACGAAGGACGGCGGTTGATCGGCGGGCTACGCCCCCCGATCTTGGACGAGCGCGGCGTCGTCGAAAGCTTGCGGTATTTGGTTAGCGAATTCCAGCA encodes:
- a CDS encoding PAS domain S-box protein is translated as MRALVMIDESELRQQVLAELVRLGVEADTVPSNQVDLRVASGNYQLMVGAWQPPDRGLSWCQVIREKCPPRQAILVLATDSTAVEELEQMFDSGADDYLPWPAPTGVLRVRLRVAVERAWNRARREQVERQLLDSVERFKLAVHGANDGLWDLLVHGTVWHLPDTEIWYSCRFKELLGFGQSDDFPPVLASWESRLHPDDHDRIIQALDAHICRREPYDVEYRLRTKSGRYRWFSARGQAISNEAAHVIRMAGSLRDITNAKEAEARLEQSEEKWRSLVENAPEIVVLTDPDGTIRYLNRSLPTALESIGKSIYEYVDDEYRNTILRAFDALMKTGEPQSYEVESHAVGGGNAWYTVRIGPIRQGGQIVSVVLLATNITQRKIVENQLQRERDALRRLLDLQERERQLVSYEIHDGLVQYLTAGLLHLEAAAGKSESMPTAARTDYQRGVSLLREALDEGRRLIGGLRPPILDERGVVESLRYLVSEFQHDIPDLKFIEYAPCGRLAPTLEIAIFRIAQEALSNIRKHSGAKRAQVELLQHGEWLRLIVRDWGKGFDPGAVREDRYGLQGIRQRARLLGTRAITDSKPGGGAAIVVDFPIVLDPAAERD
- a CDS encoding response regulator transcription factor yields the protein MSVKLLIADDHEAVRAGLKSMLQGSDIKIVAEASSGDTAIRLTLKHNPQVVLLDVRMSDGDGLTALSRIKLERPEMPVLMFSAFDNPAYVARAVALGASGYVLKSASKDKLIDAIRNVAKGETIWAREELRRVTGALATPRLASDIDVPLTKRESEVLKQLAKGSTNKQIADELDISYETVKEHVQHILRKIGVTDRTQAAVWSVRKGLN
- a CDS encoding BON domain-containing protein; protein product: MLNADALATNADDGLEQKVIRFLQETYVPGLRRLAVKARGGIVELSGQVQTYYEKQLCNRCCGRIPGLKKLVNAVEVA